The following are encoded in a window of Ranitomeya variabilis isolate aRanVar5 chromosome 8, aRanVar5.hap1, whole genome shotgun sequence genomic DNA:
- the LOC143787844 gene encoding uncharacterized protein LOC143787844 encodes MGRAPLCAVLVLLCVWGLCPESGALSASVKGSAFRPGGSGPLRNKNYARPLRWNPRRSGVTARTAISAPRIQDCAQPAPNVALQGIASQSSTNSYLGYAQNANDGSLAANYLRSQCSYTKSERDPWWMVDLKAPHKIMSVAVTNRVLECCRERIFGAEVRIGNDRSNGGKQNPRCGVISSIESGETLSFSCQGMVGQYVTVTIPGREENLVLCEVQVYGLPADGSEDATPKDLKTPNGAPNVALKGIAQQSSLYNMYGEAKNAIDGSLDSNYLSIQCAGTFEQDDPWWMVDLKSTFKVFTVAVTNRGDCCAERIKGAEIRIGNSAENGGTQNPICGVISSMGYGQTLAFECDGMVGQYVTVFIPGAERSITICEVQVFGLPSEDTALQPSKAVVDVSEEDIDDGFFSFNENFPDVWSLLLDLFDDDSEEIEVPEPEGENLAFRGITSQSSAYDKFGASENAIDGSTSTVYMSGHCSHTDMDVEPWWRVDLLSTYNITKVKIKNRGDCCQERINGAEIRIGNSREKGGNRNPRCAKIESLGLGKEEEYVCGMVGQYVTVTIPGRAGYLTLCEVKVYGTNVSEGYTVPEVKTEFNSEEHDLATELRNVLKHSNAAPNVAMTATATQSTTDGEVASNAIDGNLEKCSKTSPEDQPWWTLDLGSDHKVFSIAVTSGSNSSAEDLRGAEIHVGFSATGWKKNPICGTISSIQPEETFSFNCNGLEGRYVTIVVPHKASTLILCEVQVFALSVDTPTGEWNGDLEVQKNHHGVKNVAPQGIPAQSSYYGSRSEVGRAIDGSLSSNYMAGDCTHTRKEMGPWWNLDLKSTYRISSVAITNRGDCCRERINGAEIHIGNSAEDGGIGNPRCGVIFRMNYGETLSFNCKGMEGRYVTIVIPDQKQYLSLCEVQVFGELSETSPEVKGESTDIPPTVISKEDLPGVPPAATDLRSRSFHFPRESNTDYVVLTPAETMRLTAFTLCMNVSLNVSDNRETILFSYRTTYYDELNLWLEMNGDLGFYMSGEGLMFPKFDKSKEWNHLCLTWESKNGRCELWANGKRIGNKVYRKGHSVRPGGVVILGQDQDQLGEGFDTDQSYVGRIKDVNMWNKVLSLKVLRSVFKGNVTRKGTIFDWDNLSYDLRGDVHLD; translated from the exons ATGGGCCGAGCGCCGCTCTGTGCAGTCCTGGTGCTGCTCTGCGTCTGGGGCCTGTGCCCCGAAAGTG GAGCCCTGAGTGCTTCAGTGAAGGGAAGTGCCTTTCGACCAG GTGGGAGCGGTCCGTTAAGAAATAAGAATTATGCTCGACCAC TTAGATGGAACCCACGAAGAAGTGGAGTCACTGCCCGAACCG CGATCAGTGCTCCGAGGATCCAGGATTGCGCCCAGCCAG CCCCCAATGTTGCCTTGCAGGGGATCGCCAGCCAGTCCAGCACAAATTCATATTTGGGATATGCTCAGAACGCCAATGACGGATCTTTGGCCGCCAATTATTTACGGTCACAATGTTCTTATACAAAGAGCGAACGTGATCCCTGGTGGATGGTGGATCTCAAAGCTCCTCACAAGATCATGTCCGTGGCTGTCACTAACCGGGTCCTGGAATGCTGCAGAGAACGGATTTTTGGTGCTGAGGTCAGAATAGGAAATGACCGAAGTAATGGAGGAAAGCAGAACCCCAG GTGCGGCGTCATCTCATCCATCGAATCTGGAGAAACTCTGTCATTCTCGTGCCAAGGCATGGTCGGCCAATATGTGACGGTGACGATTCCGGGGCGGGAGGAGAATCTAGTCCTGTGCGAGGTCCAAGTCTATGGATTACCCGCTGATGGTTCCG AGGATGCGACTCCCAAGGATCTGAAGACGCCGAACGGAG CTCCCAATGTGGCTCTTAAAGGCATCGCCCAACAATCCAGCCTGTATAACATGTACGGAGAAGCCAAAAATGCCATTGATGGATCCTTAGACAGCAACTACCTGTCCATCCAGTGCGCCGGCACCTTCGAGCAGGATGACCCGTGGTGGATGGTGGATCTGAAGTCAACATTCAAGGTCTTCACTGTCGCTGTCACTAACAGAGGAGACTGCTGCGCCGAGAGGATAAAAGGAGCGGAGATCAGGATTGGAAACTCGGCAGAAAATGGAGGAACCCAAAATCCCAT ATGTGGCGTCATTTCTTCCATGGGCTACGGACAGACACTTGCGTTTGAGTGTGACGGCATGGTGGGTCAGTATGTGACCGTCTTCATCCCTGGAGCTGAAAGATCCATCACCATATGTGAAGTTCAAGTCTTCGGACTTCCAAGTGAGGACACAGCCCTCCAACCATCAAAGGCAG TTGTCGATGTTTCAGAAGAAG ATATCGATGATGGATTCTTTTCTTTTAATGAGAATT TTCCCGATGTCTGGAGTTTACTCCTTGACTTATTCGATGATG ATTCTGAGGAGATTGAGGTTCCAGAACCTGAAG GAGAAAACTTGGCTTTCAGAGGAATCACGTCTCAGTCCAGCGCTTATGATAAATTTGGAGCTTCTGAAAATGCGATAGACGGCTCCACCAGCACCGTGTACATGTCCGGACATTGCTCTCATACCGACATGGACGTAGAGCCCTGGTGGAGAGTGGACCTCCTGAGCACCTACAACATCACcaaagtgaaaattaaaaatcgtgGTGATTGCTGCCAGGAGAGGATCAACGGAGCAGAAATTAGGATTGGAAATTCTCGAGAAAAAGGTGGAAATCGTAATCCCAG ATGTGCTAAAATCGAATCACTGGGTCTTGGAAAGGAGGAAGAATACGTCTGTGGAATGGTCGGTCAATACGTCACCGTCACCATCCCGGGCAGAGCCGGGTATCTGACACTGTGTGAGGTGAAGGTCTACGGCACCAATGTTTCTGAAGGATACACAG TTCCTGAGGTGAAGACGGAGTTCAACAGTGAAGAACATGACC TTGCTACTGAGCTGAGAAATGTCCTGAAGCACTCGAATGCTG CTCCTAACGTGGCGATGACTGCAACTGCAACACAGTCAACCACAGATGGGGAGGTTGCAAGTAACGCTATTGACGGCAACCTGGAGAAATGCTCCAAGACGTCACCTGAGGACCAGCCATGGTGGACCTTAGATCTGGGATCAGACCACAAAGTCTTCTCCATCGCAGTGACGAGCGGGAGCAACTCCAGTGCTGAGGATCTTCGTGGAGCGGAAATTCACGTGGGATTTTCTGCAACTGGTTGGAAGAAGAACCCAAT ATGTGGCACCATCTCCTCTATTCAGCCCGAAGAGACGTTTTCATTCAACTGCAATGGGTTAGAGGGCCGGTATGTGACCATCGTGGTCCCACACAAGGCTTCTACTCTCATCTTGTGTGAAGTCCAGGTGTTCGCCCTGTCGGTGGATACTCCAA CTGGAGAATGGAATGGAGATCTTGAGGTTCAGAAGAATCATCATGGAG TAAAAAACGTGGCTCCTCAAGGCATTCCCGCCCAATCATCCTATTACGGCAGCAGATCTGAAGTGGGAAGAGCCATCGATGGCTCCCTGTCCAGCAATTACATGGCTGGTGATTGCACACACACGAGGAAGGAGATGGGTCCTTGGTGGAATTTAGACCTGAAGTCTACTTATCGAATCTCATCTGTTGCCATCACCAATCGAGGGGACTGCTGCCGAGAGAGGATTAATGGTGCTGAGATTCATATAGGGAACTCGGCTGAAGATGGCGGCATTGGAAACCCCCG GTGCGGAGTCATCTTCCGAATGAATTATGGAGAGACGTTGTCCTTCAACTGCAAAGGAATGGAGGGAAGATACGTAACGATAGTGATACCTGACCAGAAACAGTACCTGTCATTGTGTGAAGTTCAAGTGTTTGGGGAACTCTCTGAAACATCTCCAGAAG TTAAAGGAGAATCGACTGACATTCCTCCCACTGTGATAA GTAAAGAAGATTTGCCTGGCGTTCCTCCTGCGGCGACAG atctTCGCTCAAGATCCTTCCATTTCCCCAGAGAGAGTAACACGGACTATGTTGTCCTGACTCCGGCTGAGACCATGAGACTCACGGCCTTCACGCTCTGCATGAACGTGTCACTGAATGTCTCAGACAACCGGGAGACCATCTTGTTCTCTTACCGCACCACCTACTACGATGAGCTGAACCTCTGGCTGGAAATGAACGGGGACTTAGGGTTTTACATGAGCGGGGAGGGATTAATGTTCCCAAAATTTGATAAGAGCAAGGAATGGAACCACCTTTGTCTGACTTGGGAATCCAAAAATGGCCGCTGCGAACTGTGGGCCAATGGCAAAAGAATCGGAAACAAGGTTTACCGTAAGGGTCACAGTGTGCGGCCAGGCGGCGTGGTGATTCTGGGGCAAGATCAAGACCAACTCGGAGAAGGCTTTGACACGGACCAGAGCTACGTGGGAAGGATCAAAGATGTGAACATGTGGAACAAGGTTCTGTCTCTAAAAGTCCTGAGATCAGTGTTTAAAGGCAACGTAACGCGAAAAGGCACCATCTTTGATTGGGATAACTTGTCCTATGACCTGAGGGGAGATGTGCATCTGGATTAA